The Candidatus Binatia bacterium genome includes a region encoding these proteins:
- a CDS encoding SRPBCC family protein, whose product MGLNEQEFSTEVHASVAQCFATITDFESYPNWFSTIQQAKVLDRHPNRLAKRVEYHIDMKLKTVRYVLEYEYVKPTQLTWKSVDGDIEAIEGRYLFEKLGPSLSRATCRQAITLGFWVPGPLRSLIEQQALKQSVLEFKAAAETAARKK is encoded by the coding sequence ATGGGACTCAACGAGCAAGAGTTTTCCACCGAGGTCCACGCGTCGGTGGCGCAATGCTTCGCGACCATCACGGATTTCGAGAGCTATCCCAACTGGTTCTCGACCATCCAGCAGGCCAAGGTGCTGGACCGCCATCCCAACCGACTGGCGAAGCGCGTGGAATACCACATTGACATGAAGCTCAAGACCGTGCGCTACGTGTTGGAGTACGAGTACGTCAAACCCACGCAGCTCACGTGGAAATCCGTGGACGGGGACATCGAGGCCATCGAAGGGCGTTATCTCTTTGAAAAGCTCGGTCCGTCCTTGAGCCGGGCAACATGCCGGCAAGCCATCACCCTGGGCTTTTGGGTGCCCGGCCCCCTGCGCTCATTGATCGAGCAGCAAGCCTTGAAGCAATCCGTGCTGGAGTTCAAGGCCGCCGCCGAGACGGCGGCGCGGAAGAAGTAA